The Bacteroidota bacterium genomic interval CATGGTATCAGGCCGGCTTGGGGCGTTTGAAGCAGCATTAACCAAGCCGGTAAGAGAACGGCATCTGTGCCGTGCGTTCAGCAAAGTGCTAGCCAGTCAAGCACAGACGCTAACCATTACCCTCTTTGGCTTCGACACAATCACAACAAAAATTGTAACCAGGCTACTTGAGAATAAAGGCCATATGGTCCAGAAAGTCGGCAAGTCTCAGTTACAATCAAACATGGACAACAGCACCTTTGATTTGCTACTCCTGGAAGAGCAACACGCACTAATGGGCTCCCCTGATGCAACGGTAACAATACCAGCAACGCAGCAGATTGCCCATGTTTATGCAAGCGCGGAGCTCACCGGAAATATGGACCTCCTACTCAACGAGCAACTTTCAGGATTTGAAAAGCTGGTTGCGTCTGTTTGAAAAGACAGCCTGAAGCAAGACAGGATATCCGTAATAAATCCCGAGACCAGATAATCACCTGCATCTCATACTCAGGGCTTCACGTTGAGTAGAGATTCGAGAAAATCCCTGGTACCGGCTGGGCCGCTAACAGCAAGCCACACGGGACCTTCCGCAGCGGCTATCTGCAATTCAAAATCCATAAACCGACAGCATTTTCTTTCTTTATTTATCATTTCAACAATGTTAGTCAGCAGCTGATCAGACACTTCAAATCGAAATCGGTATCCAGAACGGAGCGGCTGCAATTCTTGAACCTCTGAAAATAGCTCCGTCAATGTTGTTGCCTTGCGCTGCGCCAGCGCTTCACTTGAAAGTTCACATACTACGGGTAAAGACTTCATTTTATGACCGCTGTTAAGTTATGACTTCCTGCAGTTTAACTACATAAGACGAGATCGAGTTCATGTAATAACAGGCTATTCGTCGTATCGCACGGCATGGAAGTATACAGGATCATCTATGGTGTCCCATGATGAAGCTCCAACCCGACCGAAGTTCGCGGCTTAAAGCCTGTCCAGTTTTCTTCCGTAGTAAATTGGGCTGCATCGAGGTATTTTTTGTAATCGTTCATGCCCTTGAGGTGGATCCCCAGGAAGGCTGTCACAAAATGTTGGTTGATGTTATTTATCCTGCGTTGATCCCATGCCGAATCCGCGTACCGCAGATATTCATCGATATGCAATCCTGGTTTCATTGCTTCTGGAGGCGGTGGGTTTGGTGCGATATTGTGTCGTGCATTGAGATACGTGAGCAGAAACCGGTCTGAGTTTATTGCACCATCATATATGGCCTTGACTCCTTTTTCATAGCCAGAAATATCGTCTTTGCTTCCTGCAATGAAAAAGGACGGGATCTTGATGCCTGCCAATCCTGCGGCATCCCACACGCCACGCTCCATGCCCCACGGCGCCAGTGCAACAACTGCTTTCACGCGAGGGTCTATGGAGTCTTCAAAAACAGGATTGTCTTTTGCACGTTCATTAAGCGCTTGACTGCCCCCCGACATCACACCAAAGAACTGAACCGCCTGCGCGCTATAGCCGGCGCCGGCTACATTTATCACCCCGTATCCGCCCATCGAGTACCCAATCAACGCCGTCAGTTCTGCATTCACCAGGCCCGCAAGGAAATGATCACCTGGATTACCCAGCCGTTCTATTTCATCCAGCACAAACAATACATCCAGCGATCTATTCAGCAAGGTACTGTTAAATGCATTGGCATCTCTAAACGTAGACTCCGTATGGTCGATTGAAACAACTACATAGCCCTTTGAAGCAAGGTTTTCGGTCAAATAAGTAAACAACAAGCGTGACCCTGTATACCCATGCGAAACGATGAGCAATGGATATGGACCGCCAGACAAGTCGGGTGTTGCGTTTCGGCTTGCCCGGCCTTCAAAGTTAAACGGAATGAGTGGTCG includes:
- a CDS encoding dienelactone hydrolase, with protein sequence QTSGFINGDLLPDAPELSARGNYAVGVQTINLLHKNQVDILNSKQGEEARYDRPLVAEVWYPASLAEGEPEFVTYEQVLGNANSKDRPLIPFNFEGRASRNATPDLSGGPYPLLIVSHGYTGSRLLFTYLTENLASKGYVVVSIDHTESTFRDANAFNSTLLNRSLDVLFVLDEIERLGNPGDHFLAGLVNAELTALIGYSMGGYGVINVAGAGYSAQAVQFFGVMSGGSQALNERAKDNPVFEDSIDPRVKAVVALAPWGMERGVWDAAGLAGIKIPSFFIAGSKDDISGYEKGVKAIYDGAINSDRFLLTYLNARHNIAPNPPPPEAMKPGLHIDEYLRYADSAWDQRRINNINQHFVTAFLGIHLKGMNDYKKYLDAAQFTTEENWTGFKPRTSVGLELHHGTP